A DNA window from Helianthus annuus cultivar XRQ/B chromosome 15, HanXRQr2.0-SUNRISE, whole genome shotgun sequence contains the following coding sequences:
- the LOC118487346 gene encoding uncharacterized protein LOC118487346, with translation MSNDSCSYIHQISTEKDTWKLKVRVLRLWKQSYQIDMILMDEKGDKIQATIKKVLMCVFENQLEEGSVVFLSKFGVGEMNGKFPVIKYSYKLIFYRHTNVKHCENFDGPLYGFQFVDLHHIINREVEVESTVG, from the exons ATGTCTAACGATTCCTGCAGTTATATTCATCAAATATCTACCGAGAAAGATACATGGAAGTTGAAGGTGCGAGTATTGCGTTTGTGGAAGCAATCGTATCAGATTGACATGATTTTGATGGACGAAAAG ggtgaTAAGATTCAGGCCACCATAAAGAAGGTGTTGATGTGTGTGTTTGAAAACCAGCTTGAGGAGGGTAGTGTGGTGTTTCTCAGCAAGTTTGGTGTTGGTGAGATGAATGGCAAGTTTCCTGTAATCAAGTATTCCTATAAGCTCATATTCTACCGTCATACCAATGTCAAACATTGTGAGAATTTCGACGGACCTTTATATGGTTTTCAGTTTGTTGACCTACATCATATTATAAATCGTGAGGTTGAAGTTGAATCGACAGTGggctag